A stretch of Brassica napus cultivar Da-Ae chromosome C6, Da-Ae, whole genome shotgun sequence DNA encodes these proteins:
- the LOC106385455 gene encoding homeobox-leucine zipper protein GLABRA 2, with protein sequence MSMAVEMSSKQPTKDFFSSPALSLSLAGIFRNASSGSTNPEEDFLGRRVADDEDRTVEMSSENSGPTRSRSEDNLEGEEDQEEEDGAGNKGNKRKRKKYHRHTTDQIRHMEALFKETPHPDEKQRQQLSKQLGLAPRQVKFWFQNRRTQIKAIQERHENSLLKAELEKLREENKAMRESFSKANSSSCPNCGGGGGGGGSPDDLHLENTKLKAELDKLRAALGRTPYPLQASCSDDQHRRVGSLELYTGVFALEKSRIVEIANRATLEVQKMATSGEPLWLRSLETGREILNYDEYLKEFPQAQASSFHGRKTIEASRDVGIVFMDAHKLAQSFMDVEQWKEMFACLISKAVTVDVIRQGEGPSRIDGAIQLMFGEMQLLTPVVPTREVYFVRSCRQLSPEKWVIVDVSVSVEEDNNSTEKEGSLLRCRKRPSGCIIEDTSNGHSKVTWVEHLDLSASTVQPLFRSFVNTGLAFGARHWVATLQLHCERLVFFMATNVPTKDSLGVTTLAGRKSVLKMAQRMTQSFYRAIAASSYHQWNKITTKTGQDMRVSSRKNLHDPGEPTGVIVCASSSLWLPVSPTLLFDFFRDETRRHEWDALSNGAHVQSIVSLSKGQDRGNSVSIQTVKSREKSTWVLQDSCTNSYESVVVYAPVDINTTQLVIAGHDPSNIQILPCGFSIIPDGVESRQLVISSAQEDRNTQGGSLLTLALQTLVNQSPAAKLNMESVESVTNLVSVTLHNIKRSLQIEDC encoded by the exons ATGTCAATGGCCGTCGAGATGTCATCGAAACAACCCACCAAAGACTTCTTCTCCTCTCCAgccctctccctctctctc gCTGGGATATTTCGGAATGCATCCTCCGGCAGCACGAACCCTGAGGAGGACTTTCTGGGAAGAAGAGTAGCTGACGATGAGGATCGGACGGTGGAGATGAGCAGCGAGAACTCTGGACCCACGAGATCCAGATCAGAGGACAATTTGGAGGGTGAGGAGGATCAAGAGGAAGAGGATGGTGCAGGAAACAAGGGAaacaagaggaagaggaagaagtatCATCGCCACACCACCGATCAGATTAGACACATGGAAGC GCTGTTCAAAGAAACACCTCATCCGGACGAGAAGCAAAGACAGCAGCTGAGCAAGCAATTAGGTCTTGCTCCTCGCCAGGTCAAGTTCTGGTTCCAAAACCGCCGCACCCAGATCAAG GCTATTCAAGAACGGCATGAAAACTCATTGCTGAAAGCGGAGCTAGAGAAGCTGAGAGAGGAAAACAAAGCGATGAGAGAGTCATTTTCCAAGGCTAATTCCTCCTCGTGCCCCAActgcggaggaggaggaggaggaggaggaagccCCGATGATCTCCaccttgaaaacaccaaactaaAAGCCGAGCTCGACAAGCTTCGTGCGGCTCTCGGACGGACTCCCTATCCCCTTCAGGCCTCATGCTCCGATGATCAACATCGACGTGTTGGCTCCCTAGAACTCTACACGGGGGTCTTTGCCCTCGAGAAGTCCCGCATTGTGGAGATTGCCAACCGAGCCACCCTCGAAGTTCAGAAGATGGCCACATCCGGCGAACCTCTATGGCTCCGAAGCCTTGAGACTGGCCGTGAGATTCTCAACTACGATGAGTATCTCAAGGAGTTTCCTCAAGCTCAGGCCTCTTCATTTCATGGGAGGAAAACCATTGAAGCATCCCGAGATGTGGGGATCGTGTTTATGGACGCACATAAACTTGCCCAAAGTTTCATGGACgtg GAGCAATGGAAAGAGATGTTTGCATGTTTGATCTCAAAGGCGGTGACGGTTGATGTAATTCGACAGGGTGAAGGGCCTTCAAGGATCGACGGTGCCATTCAATTG ATGTTTGGGGAGATGCAGCTGCTCACTCCAGTTGTCCCCACAAGAGAAGTCTACTTTGTGAGAAGTTGCCGGCAGCTGAGTCCCGAGAAATGGGTCATCGTGGATGTATCTGTTTCTGTGGAGGAGGACAACAACAGTACAGAGAAGGAGGGTTCACTGCTGAGATGTCGGAAGCGCCCTTCAGGGTGCATTATAGAGGACACCTCCAACGGCCATTCCAAGGTCACCTGGGTGGAGCACCTTGACTTGTCTGCTTCCACAGTTCAGCCTCTCTTCCGCTCCTTTGTCAACACCGGTTTGGCCTTTGGTGCTCGTCATTGGGTTGCCACCCTTCAGCTCCACTGCGAACGACTTGTCTTCTTCATGGCTACCAACGTCCCCACCAAGGACTCTCTCG GAGTTACAACGCTGGCCGGGAGAAAGAGCGTACTCAAGATGGCGCAGAGGATGACACAAAGCTTCTACCGCGCCATTGCTGCTTCTAGCTACCATCAGTGGAACAAGATCACCACCAAAACTGGACAAGACATGAGGGTTTCATCCAGAAAAAACCTCCATGATCCTGGCGAGCCTACCGGAGTCATAGTTTGCGCTTCTTCCTCCCTCTGGTTACCTGTTTCTCCTACTCTTCTCTTTGATTTCTTTAGAGATGAAACTCGTCGCCATGAG TGGGATGCTTTGTCAAACGGAGCTCATGTTCAGTCTATTGTAAGCTTATCCAAGGGACAAGACAGGGGCAACTCCGTGTCTATCCAG ACAGTGAAATCGAGAGAAAAGAGCACATGGGTGCTGCAGGACAGCTGCACAAACTCATATGAGTCGGTGGTTGTATACGCTCCTGTAGATATCAACACGACACAGCTCGTGATTGCCGGACATGATCCAAGCAACATCCAAATCCTCCCTTGTGGATTCTCAATCATACCTGATGGAGTAGAATCACGACAATTGGTCATCTCGTCTGCACAAGAGGACAGAAACACACAAGGAGGGTCTCTGCTCACACTGGCCCTCCAAACGCTCGTCAACCAATCTCCTGCAGCAAAGCTGAATATGGAGTCTGTGGAATCCGTTACAAACCTCGTCTCTGTCACGCTCCACAACATTAAGAGAAGCCTACAAATCGAAGATTGTTGA
- the LOC106383063 gene encoding la protein 2: MCRLPFPPLPSPLNSLARSAMATFDEETAKKLVTQVEFYFSDSNLPRDGFLRKEVSKSKDGLVSLPLVCSFSRMRNLLGLGNTKREDIPERIVEEVANLLRASEFLKVSDNGQRIGRGTKLCKLDKVLEQVHRRTIAASPFEYYIKMEDVASFFSQYAKVNSVRLPHHIGDKQYFCGTALVELSSEEEAEDVLRQSLVYSGAELVLVPKSDFDRQRENMIQKLGNSESSLSDSSHKEFQRGQLVKFTLKTIANGGVVINKENPKNLENEISGKEDSAEKVERGDLVADKESDSTDQLVVPPPWENIDNEVLKDVFRRFGSVKHIEFSGGGSDSGYVCFIDSETALKARSAVEFVGGLVVKNKFSVSLEAVNGEIEGEVWKRLSSGGGKEEDDKMEKSKGKCSEATQPHKKARKER; this comes from the exons ATGTGTCGTCTTCCTTTCCCCCCTCTCCCTTCTCCTCTCAACTCGCTCGCTCGCTCTGCCATGGCTACCTTCGACGAAGAAACCGCCAAGAAGTTGGTAACACAG GTGGAGTTCTACTTCAGTGATAGTAATCTACCCAGAGACGGTTTCCTCAGAAAGGAAGTCTCCAAGAGCAAAGATGGTT TGGTTAGTCTGCCTCTGGTTTGTTCCTTCTCTCGTATGAGGAACCTCCTTGGCCTCGGCAACACCAAACGGGAAGACATCCCTGAGAGAATCGTGGAGGAAGTAGCTAATCTCTTGCGGGCTTCTGAGTTTCTTAAAGTTTCCGACAATG GGCAAAGGATCGGTAGAGGAACAAAACTCTGTAAGTTGGACAAGGTGCTTGAACAAGTACACAGAAGAACCATTGCAGCATCGCCTTTTGAGTATTACATAAAGATGGAGGATGTAGCATCTTTCTTCTCACAGTATGCCAAG GTGAACAGTGTGAGGCTACCTCACCACATTGGAGATAAGCAATACTTTTGTGGCACTGCGTTGGTTGAATTATCGTCTGAGGAAGAAGCTGAAGATGTTTTGAGGCAGAGCTTGGTCTATTCCGGCGCTGAACTAGTATTAGTACCAAA GAGTGATTTTGACCGTCAAAGAGAAAATATGATCCAGAAACTCGGAAATTCAGAGTCAAGTCTTTCAGATTCCTCCCATAAAGA GTTCCAAAGAGGTCAGCTTGTCAAGTTTACACTGAAAACAATAGCCAACGGAGGAGTGGTGATAAATAAAG AAAATCCCAAGAATCTAGAAAATGAAATCAGTGGGAAGGAAGACAGTGCTGAGAAAGTGGAAAGAGGGGATTTGGTGGCAGATAAAGAAAGTGACAGCACTGATCAACTTGTTGTTCCTCCTCCGTGGGAAAACATTGATAATGAGGTTCTCAAGGATGTTTTCCGAAGATTTGGCAGCGTTAAG CACATAGAGTTCTCTGGTGGTGGATCGGATTCGGGTTACGTTTGTTTTATAGATTCAGAAACAGCTTTGAAAGCCCGTTCTGCGGTGGAGTTTGTTGGAGGTTTAGTTGTGAAGAATAAATTCTCAGTTTCCTTAGAAGCAGTGAATG GGGAGATAGAGGGAGAGGTGTGGAAAAGACTATCATCAGGGGGAGG gaaagaagaagatgacaagaTGGAGAAAAGCAAAGGCAAGTGCTCTGAGGCCACTCAACCGCACAAGAAGGCTCGAAAGGAACGCTAG
- the LOC106383064 gene encoding glyoxylate/hydroxypyruvate reductase A HPR2, whose protein sequence is MESIGVLMMCPMNSYLENELQKRYNLHRFWTCPEKSVFLETHRNSIRAIVGNASAGADAKLIDDLPKLEIISSFSVGLDKIDLGKCKEKGIRVTNTPEVLTEDVADLAIGLILALLRRLCECDRYVRSGKWKYGDFKLTTKFSGKSVGIIGLGRIGAAIAKRAQGFNCPINYYSRTEKPDVGYKYYPTVVELAQNSDILVVACALTDETRHIVNREVMDALGAKGVLINIGRGPHVDEKEMVKALTEGRLGGAGLDVFEQEPHVPEELFGLENVVLVPHVASATVETRTAMADLVLGNLEAHFAGKPLLTQVV, encoded by the exons ATGGAATCAATCGGAGTCCTCATGATGTGCCCCATGAACTCCTACCTCGAGAACGAGCTTCAGAAGCGCTATAACCTTCATCGATTCTGGACTTGTCCCGAGAAATCCGTTTTCTTAGAAACTCATCGGAACTCCATCCGCGCCATCGTCGGAAACGCTTCTGCAGGCGCTGACGCTAAGCTCATCGATGATCTCCCCAAGCTTGAGATCATCTCCAGCTTCAGCGTCGGCCTCGACAAGATCGATTTGGGGAAATGCAAGGAGAAAGGGATCCGAGTCACCAACACTCCCGAGGTTTTGACGGAAGACGTGGCGGATCTGGCGATTGGGCTTATACTGGCTCTGCTCCGACGCTTGTGTGAGTGCGATCGCTATGTGAGGAGCGGCAAGTGGAAGTACGGTGATTTCAAACTTACTACTAAg TTTAGTGGAAAGTCGGTGGGCATCATCGGTCTCGGTAGAATTGGGGCTGCCATCGCAAAGAGGGCTCAAGGCTTCAACTGCCCGATTAATTACTACTCGAGAACAGAGAAGCCTGATGTAGGCTACAAGTATTACCCAACCGTGGTTGAGCTTGCTCAAAACTCTGACATCCTCGTGGTGGCATGCGCATTGACTGACGAGACCAGACACATTGTGAACCGGGAGGTGATGGATGCGTTGGGTGCAAAGGGTGTGCTGATTAACATAGGGCGTGGGCCACATGTTgatgagaaggagatggtgaaAGCTCTAACAGAAGGGCGCCTAGGTGGGGCTGGGCTGGATGTGTTTGAACAGGAGCCGCACGTGCCCGAGGAGCTCTTTGGACTTGAAAATGTGGTTCTGGTTCCTCACGTTGCGAGTGCCACTGTGGAGACACGGACTGCAATGGCAGATCTTGTGCTGGGTAACTTGGAAGCGCACTTTGCTGGGAAACCACTTCTGACTCAGGTGGTCTGA
- the LOC106383062 gene encoding rop guanine nucleotide exchange factor 12, with amino-acid sequence MVRASEQEQESYRSKLFNFKWRNNDNNAGKQSNSPVSKPGLDEAAAGSQEVEPLTIIHPNKSPLVSRPSADDAALAAAQAREKQLLADMEQMKERFSKLLLGEDNSGGGKGVCSALALSNAITNLAASVFGEQRRLEPMPADRRARWRREIDWLLSVTDYVVEFAPSQQKNKDGTTMEIMTTRQRNDLHMNIPALRKLDAMLIDCLDNFKDQSEFGYVSKDSPDSDNTKGHDEKWWIPKVKVPPDGLSEASRRFLQYQKDCVNQVLKAAMAINAQVLFEMEIPESYIDSLPKNGRASLGDQMYKNITVEFFDPDQFLNSMDMSSEHKILDLKNKIEASIIIWKRKMVQKDNKPSAPWASGVSLEKREVFEERAETILLILKHRYPGISQSSLDISKIQFSKDVGQSVLESYSRILESLAYTVLSRINDVLDADRAVSKRSTPMEPEEETLVGSMTLSDFMGWDFDQGNEDLDSKKDTSSDDKLVKEKLNVVTTKKTSYLETLGGVNSPTARH; translated from the exons ATGGTTCGTGCATCAGAACAAGAGCAGGAAAGCTACAGGAGCAAGCTCTTCAATTTCAAATGGAGGAACAACGACAACAATGCAGGGAAACAATCCAACAGCCCCGTCTCTAAACCCGGTTTAGATGAGGCTGCTGCCGGATCTCAGGAGGTTGAACCGTTGACCATTATCCATCCTAACAAGAGCCCGTTAGTCTCAAGGCCTTCTGCGGATGATGCAGCCCTCGCTGCAGCACAGGCTAGAGAGAAACAGCTTCTCGCAG ACATGGAACAGATGAAAGAGCGCTTCTCCAAGCTGCTTCTGGGAGAGGACAATTCCGGTGGAGGCAAAGGTGTTTGCTCTGCTCTCGCTCTCTCAAACGCAATCACAAACCTTGCAGCTTCCGTGTTTGGAGAGCAACGGCGTTTGGAGCCAATGCCTGCAGATAGGAGAgcaagatggagaagagagATTGATTGGCTTCTCTCTGTGACCGACTACGTCGTTGAGTTTGCTCCGTCTCAGCaaaagaacaaagatgggaccactaTGGAG ATAATGACCACACGCCAACGTAATGACCTCCACATGAATATCCCCGCCTTGAGGAAACTCGACGCCATGCtcatt GATTGTCTGGATAATTTCAAGGACCAAAGTGAGTTCGGCTATGTCTCAAAAGACTCACCTGACTCAGACAACACTAAGGGACATGACGAAAAATGGTGGATTCCCAAAGTAAAAGTACCTCCAGATGGTTTATCAGAAGCTTCTAGAAGGTTTTTGCAGTACCAAAAAGATTGTGTAAACCAGGTACTCAAGGCAGCCATGGCCATAAACGCACAGGTTTTGTTTGAGATGGAGATCCCAGAGAGCTACATCGACTCTCTCCCCAAG AATGGGAGGGCGAGTCTCGGGGATCAGATGTACAAAAATATAACGGTGGAGTTTTTCGACCCGGACCAGTTCCTGAACAGCATGGACATGTCATCGGAGCACAAGATCTTAGACCTGAAAAACAAAATCGAGGCATCAATCATCATATGGAAACGTAAAATGGTACAAAAGGATAACAAACCATCGGCCCCATGGGCCTCAGGCGTGAGTCTGGAGAAGCGAGAAGTTTTCGAAGAGCGAGCTGAGACCATTTTGCTCATCCTCAAGCATAGATACCCAGGGATTTCTCAGTCTTCCCTCGACATCAGCAAAATCCAATTCAGCAAG GACGTGGGGCAATCGGTGCTGGAGAGCTACTCAAGAATATTGGAGAGCTTGGCGTACACGGTACTGTCGAGAATCAATGACGTTCTAGATGCAGATCGAGCGGTGAGCAAGAGGAGCACGCCGATGGAACCAGAGGAAGAGACACTGGTGGGAAGCATGACGTTATCAGATTTCATGGGTTGGGACTTCGATCAGGGGAACGAAGACTTGGATTCGAAGAAAGATACGTCGTCGGATGATAAGTTGGTGAAGGAGAAGCTAAATGTCGTCACCACCAAGAAGACGTCATACCTCGAAACCCTAGGTGGGGTCAATAGCCCTACGGCTCGGCATTGA
- the LOC106383061 gene encoding dnaJ protein ERDJ2A encodes MAASEENSALFPIFILTIMAIPLVPYTMVKLSRAVSKKQRTIHCQCLECDRSGKYKRSLFKKISNFSTWSNLTLVLLWVVMIFLIYYTKNMSRETQVFDPFSILGLEPGVSDSEIKKAYRRLSIQYHPDKNPDPEANKYFVESISKAYQALTDPVSRENFEKYGHPDGRQGFQMGIALPKFLLDIDGASGGILLLWIVGVCILLPLVIAVIYLSRSSKYTGNYVMHQTLSAYYYLMKPSLAPSKVMDVFTKAAEYMEIPVRRTDDEPLQKLFMSVRSELNLDPKNMKQEQAKFWKQHPAIVKTELLIQAQLTRESGVLSPSLQGDFRRVLELAPRLLEELLKMAVLPRTSQGHGWLRPAVGVVELSQCIVQAVPLSARKSSGVSSEGISPFLQLPHFSDAVVKKIARKKVKSFQELQEMSLEDRSELLTQVAGLSATDVEDIEKVLEMMPSLTVDITCETEGEEGIQEGDIVTLQAWVTLKRPNGLIGALPHSPYFPFHKEENYWVLLADSVSNNVWFSQKVSFMDEGGAITAASKTISDAMEGSGAGVKETSDAVREAIEKVKGGSRLVMGKLQAPSEGTYNLTCYCMCDSWIGCDKKTSLKVKVLKRTRAGTRGFVSDEGAIIEEGMEEEDEIEEEDYDDDYESEYSEDEDDKKDVVEKKGSKKPNGTVKKKESSSEESGSEEE; translated from the exons ATGGCGGCGTCGGAAGAAAACAGCGCGCTGTTTCCCATTTTCATTTTGACGATCATGGCTATTCCATTGGTGCCTTATACCATGGTGAAGCTAAGCCGTGCTGTCTCCAAGAAACAAAGGACAATTCACTGTCAGTGTCTCGAGTGTGACCGCTCTGGGAAATATAAGAGATCCTTATTTAAAAAG ATCTCTAACTTCTCTACATGGAGCAACTTGACACTAGTGTTACTATGGGTCGTGATGATTTTCTTGATTTATTACACCAAGAACATGAGCCGTGAG ACTCAAGTTTTTGACCCATTCAGTATACTTGGATTGGAACCTGGAGTTTCAGATTCAGAAATTAAGAAGGCATATAGGAGGCTGTCCATTCAATACCATCCTGATAAAAATCCAGATCCAG AGGCCAATAAATATTTTGTGGAGTCCATATCTAAAGCATACCAGGCTTTGACTGATCCAGTATCCCGTGAAAACTTTGAGAAGTATGGTCATCCAGATGGCAGACAG GGCTTTCAAATGGGCATTGCTCTTCCTAAATTTCTCCTAGACATAGATGGAGCATCCGGTGGCATATTGTTGCTCTGGATAGTGGGTGTTTGTATTCTCTTGCCCCTTGTGATTGCTGTTATATATCTCTCCAGGTCATCAAAGTATACCGGGAACTATGTCATGCATCAAACCCTTTCCGCATATTATTATCTAATGAAACCCTCGTTGGCCCCAAG CAAAGTTATGGACGTTTTTACCAAGGCAGCTGAGTATATGGAGATTCCAGTTCGTAGAACTGATGATGAACCTCTGCAGAAGCTCTTTATGTCCGTCAGGAGCGAGCTAAATTTGGACCCGAAGAACATGAAGCAAGAGCAAGCTAAGTTTTGGAAACAGCATCCTGCCATAGTGAAG ACGGAGCTGTTGATACAGGCCCAGCTAACTCGCGAATCAGGAGTCTTGTCTCCATCCCTGCAGGGTGATTTCAGACGTGTGCTAGAGCTTGCACCTCGCCTCCTTGAGGAATTATTAAAG ATGGCGGTTCTACCACGGACTTCCCAAGGGCATGGATGGCTGAGACCTGCAGTCGGAGTAGTTGAGCTATCTCAATGCATTGTTCAG GCTGTTCCCCTTAGTGCAAGGAAGTCATCTGGAGTCTCATCAGAAGGAATTTCGCCTTTCTTGCAGCTCCCTCATTTCAGTGACGCTGTCGTTAAAAAGATAGCACGGAAG aAGGTTAAATCATTCCAAGAACTTCAAGAAATGAGCTTGGAAGATCGTTCTGAATTGCTAACCCAGGTAGCGGGATTGTCAGCAACTGATGTTGAGGACATTGAGAAGGTACTGGAGATGATGCCGTCGCTGACAGTGGACATAACATGTGAGACAGAAGGCGAAGAGGGTATCCAAGAGGGAGACATTGTTACTCTTCAAGCTTGGGTCACTCTGAAACGACCCAATGGGCTCATTGGCGCTCTTCCTCACTCACCCTACTTCCCGTTCCACAAGGAGGAAAACTATTGGGTTCTCCTAGCGGATTCAGTGTCGAACAACGTGTGGTTCTCTCAGAAGGTTAGCTTCATGGACGAAGGTGGAGCTATAACGGCTGCATCAAAAACCATCAGTGACGCGATGGAAGGTTCGGGAGCAGGGGTGAAGGAAACAAGCGATGCAGTTAGAGAAGCGATTGAGAAGGTTAAAGGTGGGTCAAGACTTGTAATGGGTAAACTCCAAGCACCCTCAGAAGGTACATACAACTTGACTTGCTACTGCATGTGCGACTCATGGATCGGGTGTGACAAaaagacatcactgaaggtcaAAGTCTTAAAAAGAACCAGGGCTGGGACTAGGGGTTTTGTTTCAGATGAGGGTGCCATTATAGAAGAAGGTATGGAGGAGGAAGATGAGATTGAGGAGGAGGATTACGATGATGATTATGAGAGTGAGTACAGCGAAGATGAGGATGACAAGAAAGATGTGGTTGAGAAGAAAGGGTCGAAGAAGCCCAATGGGACAGTTAAGAAGAAAGAGTCGAGTTCTGAAGAGTCTGGATCAGAGGAAGAGTGA
- the LOC106383065 gene encoding golgin candidate 5, producing MAWFSDKISLGGFPDLTGAVNKFQESVKNIEKNFDNALGFDDKPESAGEASSMWPPVMSFMGNTSDEKLDTLEDSEKSENPPQIESNEEEGSGEVATEQAVSVEANKETNVTTEADQAEVTETVLLDPKDGEPESQMALEDSRGNSVQQPGDTSSLEPDEKPELAAVSQESQLEPPKSEDTGSEAEEPMPEEDAGTNEVSVGNSDAVFSPVVADTDETKNEQESQSENLEKRTSSVNVEVSPDTDNINRVEPSDAHLSLSTESAGSANESSVLKRSPSDEISERVVDFVSRELDSRLDGSELIDSQRSSSAINASDSVDVVMELEKTKKEVQMLENALQGAARQAQAKADEIAKLMHENEQLKSATEDLKRKSNEAEVESLREEYHQRVATLERKVYALTKERDTLRREQNKKSDAAALLKEKDEIINQVMAEGEELSKKQAAQEGQIRKLRAQIREVEEEKKGLITKLQSEENKVESIKRDKTATEKLLQETIEKHQAELASQKEYYSNALAAAKEAQALAEERTNNEARIELENRLKEAGERESMLVQALEELRQTLSKKEQQVVFREDMFRRELEDLQRRYQASERRCEELITQVPESTRPLLRQIEAMQETTARRAEAWGAVERTLNARLQEAETKAATAEERERSVNERLSQTLSRINVLEAQLSCLRAEQGQLSKSLEKERQRAAENRQEYLAAKEEADTLGGRANQLEVEIMELRRKHKQELQEVLLHNELIQKDLEREKATRSDLERTARINSSTASEQLPISRQNSTYENGGLQRKLSSASSLGSMEESYFLQASLDSSDKSSEKRSMPEATMSPYYMKSITPSAYEATLRQKEGELASYMSRLASMESIRDSLAEELVKVTAECEKLRGEADRVPGIKAELEALRQRHAAALELMGERDEELEELRADIVDLKEMYKEQVNMLVNKIQ from the exons ATGGCTTGGTTCAGTGACAAAATATCTCTGGGAGGATTCCCGGATCTCACTGGGGCAGTTAATAAATTCCAGGAGAGCGTTAAGAACATCGAGAAGAATTTCGACAACGCCCTTGGCTTTGATGACAAGCCCGAATCTGCCGGTGAAG CTTCAAGTATGTGGCCACCTGTAATGTCCTTCATGGGTAACACCTCTGATGAGAAACTTGATACATTGGAAGACTCTGAGAAATCAGAAAATCCACCTCAAATCGAAAGCAATGAAGAAGAAGGATCTGGTGAGGTAGCCACTGAACAAGCAGTATCCGTTGAagcaaataaagaaacaaatgtgACAACAGAAGCTGACCAAGCTGAGGTAACAGAGACTGTTCTTTTAGATCCCAAAGATGGTGAACCTGAATCTCAGATGGCTCTAGAAGATTCTCGAGGAAACTCGGTTCAACAGCCGGGTGACACGAGTAGTTTAGAACCTGATGAGAAGCCTGAATTGGCAGCTGTTTCACAAGAGTCACAGCTAGAGCCACCCAAGTCCGAAGATACTGGATCAGAGGCAGAGGAGCCTATGCCTGAGGAGGATGCTGGAACAAATGAAGTTTCTGTAGGAAACAGTGATGCTGTTTTCTCTCCTGTGGTTGCTGATACGGATGAGACAAAAAACGAGCAGGAAAGCCAGAGTGAAAATCTGGAGAAGAGAACATCGTCTGTAAATGTTGAAGTTTCACCTGATACAGATAATATTAACAGGGTAGAGCCCTCTGATGCTCATCTGTCTTTAAGTACTGAGTCGGCTGGTTCTGCTAACGAGTCTTCTGTGCTGAAGAGATCCCCTTCAGATGAAATTTCAGAGAGAGTTGTAGATTTTGTTTCTCGTGAACTGGATTCAAGACTTGATGGTAGTGAATTAATTGACAGCCAGCGTTCGAGCTCTGCAATAAATGCTTCCGACTCTGTTGATGTTGTTATGGAATTAGAGAAGACAAAAAAGGAAGTGCAAATGTTGGAAAATGCACTGCAAGGTGCTGCAAGGCAAGCTCAG GCAAAGGCTGATGAGATTGCGAAATTAATGCATGAAAATGAGCAGCTAAAATCTGCCACTGAGGATTTGAAG AGGAAATCCAATGAAGCTGAAGTTGAGTCTTTGCGAGAAGAATACCATCAGAGAGTTGCTACTCTTGAGAGGAAG GTTTACGCACTCACCAAAGAAAGGGATACACTTAGAAGAGAACAGAACAAGAAAAGTGATGCTGCGGCCCTTCTGAAGGAGAAAGatgaaataataaatcaagTTATGGCTGAAG GCGAAGAGCTTTCGAAGAAACAAGCTGCTCAAGAGGGCCAGATCAGGAAGCTGAGAGCTCAG ATTAGAGAggtggaagaagagaagaaaggacTGATCACAAAGCTTCAG TCAGAAGAAAATAAGGTAGAGAGTATTAAAAGGGACAAGACAGCTACAGAGAAGCTGCTGCAAGAGACAATAGAAAAACATCAAGCCGAACTTGCTTCTCAGAAAGAGTATTACTCGAATGCATTAGCTGCAGCAAAGGAAGCTCAAGCATTAGCGGAGGAGCGTACCAACAATGAGGCGAGAATAGAGTTAGAGAATCGTCTAAAGGAGGCCGGAGAGCGGGAATCTATGCTAGTACAGGCGCTGGAAGAATTGAGGCAAACCTTAAGCAAAAAGGAGCAACAG GTAGTGTTTAGGGAAGACATGTTCCGCAGAGAACTTGAAGACCTTCAAAGACGTTATCAG GCTAGTGAACGAAGGTGTGAGGAATTAATCACCCAAGTTCCGGAGTCTACAAGGCCTCTCCTAAGACAGATTGAGGCAATGCAG GAAACTACTGCCAGAAGAGCAGAAGCTTGGGGTGCTGTAGAGAGAACTTTGAATGCCCGACTGCAG GAAGCAGAAACTAAAGCTGCCACAGCTGAAGAGCGAGAGCGCTCTGTGAATGAACGCCTCTCTCAAACCTTATCAAGGATCAATGTTCTAGAGGCCCAG CTTTCATGTCTTAGAGCAGAACAGGGCCAGTTAAGTAAGTCGCTCGAGAAGGAGAGGCAACGAGCGGCAGAGAATAGACAGGAGTATCTGGCAGCTAAGGAAGAAGCAGATACCTTAGGAGGTCGAGCAAACCAACTTGAAGTGGAAATCATGGAACTGCGGAGAAAACATAAGCAAGAGTTGCAAGAAGTGCTGCTCCACAACGAGCTTATTCAAAAG GACCTAGAAAGGGAGAAGGCTACCCGTTCGGATCTTGAAAGAACTGCCCGTATCAATTCCTCGACAGCCTCTGAACAGCTTCCCATATCAAGGCAAAATTCTACCTATGAGAATG GAGGCTTGCAAAGAAAGCTCTCAAGCGCAAGCAGCCTTGGCAGCATGGAGGAGAGCTATTTTCTGCAAGCTTCGCTTGATTCGTCAGATAAATCTTCTGAGAAGAGAAGCATGCCGGAAGCAACTATGAGTCCATACTACATGAAGAGCATCACACCGAGTGCTTATGAAGCCACGCTTCGACAGAAAGAGGGTGAACTTGCTTCTTACATGTCCCGCTTG GCGTCAATGGAGTCTATCCGAGATTCCTTAGCTGAAGAACTAGTCAAAGTGACCGCAGAG TGTGAGAAATTAAGGGGGGAAGCGGATAGGGTGCCGGGCATAAAAGCAGAGCTGGAAGCACTAAGACAAAGGCATGCGGCTGCTCTGGAACTGATGGGTGAACGAGATGAGGAG TTGGAGGAACTTCGAGCGGATATAGTGGATTTGAAGGAAATGTACAAGGAGCAAGTGAACATGCTGGTGAACAAG ATCCAATGA